A genomic region of Papaver somniferum cultivar HN1 chromosome 7, ASM357369v1, whole genome shotgun sequence contains the following coding sequences:
- the LOC113297809 gene encoding UDP-galactose/UDP-glucose transporter 7-like: protein MDPVIVAETVPYLSLFSAISYGIASMAMVFINKAVLMQYSHSMTLLFLQQLATTLLIYFARVMGYVNAKELNLVTAKKLFPVSLFYNANVAFALASLKGVNIPMYIALKRLTPLAVLVAGFFSGKGKPPTQVSLSVLFTAFGVIIAALGDFSFDLFGYTMALTSVFFQTMYLVLVEKSGAEDGLSSVELMFYNGYLSLPFLLFLIIATGEFPNSVYLLFDKAISFSFLMVLILSLVMGIVLNFTMFLCTIVNSALTTTIVGVLKGVGSTTLGFILLGGVQVHALNVTGLVINTAGGVWYSYAKYQQKKSKPKKVITDEEAHHK, encoded by the exons ATGGATCCTGTTATTGTTGCAGAAACGGTTCCGTATTTGAG TTTATTCTCTGCCATCTCCTACGGGATCGCGTCTATGGCCATGGTTTTTATCAATAAGGCTGTTTTGATGCAGTATTCACACTCAATGACTCTCCTCTTTCTTCAG CAATTGGCAACAACTTTGCTTATATACTTTGCCCGTGTTATGGGGTATGTAAACGCTAAAGAACTAAACTTGGTGACTGCAAAAAAACTATTCCCCGTGTCACTGTTCTACAATGCAAATGTGGCATTTGCTTTAGCTAGCTTAAAAGGGGTCAACATTCCAATGTATATCGCATTGAAGAGACTTACACCACTTGCTGTCTTGGTAGCTGGATTTTTCTCTGGAAAGGGGAAGCCTCCAACACAG GTGTCTCTCTCAGTCCTATTTACTGCTTTCGGGGTCATCATTGCAGCACTTGGAGATTTCTCGTTTGACCTCTTTGGGTACACTATGGCCCTCACATCTGTCTTTTTCCAG ACTATGTACTTGGTACTCGTTGAGAAGTCTGGTGCAGAGGATGGGCTATCCTCAGTGGAGCTAATGTTCTATAATGGATATTTATCTCTTCCATTTCTTCTATTCCTTATCATAGCCACAGGGGAATTTCCCAATTCTGTGTACTTATTATTCGACAAG GCTATCTCGTTTTCGTTCTTAATGGTTCTCATTCTTTCGTTGGTGATGGGAATCGTTCTTAATTTCACCATGTTCTTGTGTACTATAGTCAACTCAGCTCTTACAACCACCATTGTTGGAGTTCTCAAGGGCGTCGGATCAACA ACTCTTGGTTTTATCCTGCTTGGCGGCGTGCAAGTACATGCCTTAAACGTTACAGGATTGGTCATTAACACGGCTGGTGGTGTGTGGTATTCATATGCTAAATATCAGCAAAAGAAAAGCAAACCAAAGAAGGTAATTACAGATGAAGAAGCTCATCATAAGTAA
- the LOC113294869 gene encoding protein FAR1-RELATED SEQUENCE 11-like: MDEPPNTFTCGDDQVQSDETEAMNHSSNGKNDVSNLEIPYEGMHFNTHEEAQENCTEYRRRNGFSVRVQSTNKTRVGVDEVTSVYMVCAREGKKKKEQNIEGIDKKGRSCNTIKCECKAKIRFIFDEERSKWIVTIFSDEHNHKFVSPSKRKRMRINRCMPDDAKDLTEAFNRENIQISKVPSIFGGADIGLVEEIIGIIYAM; the protein is encoded by the coding sequence ATGGACGAGCCGCCAAATACTTTCACTTGCGGTGATGATCAAGTTCAGAGTGATGAGACTGAGGCCATGAATCATTCTTCAAATGGAAAAAATGATGTGAGCAATCTGGAGATTCCATATGAAGGAATGCATTTCAATACACATGAAGAAGCGCAAGAGAATTGTACCGAATATAGACGGCGAAATGGATTTTCAGTTAGggttcaatcaacaaacaaaacaCGCGTTGGTGTAGACGAAGTGACATCAGTTTATATGGTCTGTGCTCGCgaagggaaaaaaaagaaagaacagaACATTGAAGGAATAGATAAAAAAGGGAGAAGTTGCAATACGATCAAATGTGAGTGCAAGGCAAAGATTCGATTTATTTTTGACGAAGAACGTAGTAAATGGATAGTAACAATATTTTCAGATGAACACAACCATAAATTTGTATCACCAAGCAAGAGGAAGCGTATGCGCATTAACAGATGCATGCCAGACGATGCAAAAGATTTGACAGAGGCATTTAATAGGGAAAACATTCAAATTTCCAAAGTCCCATCCATTTTTGGTGGTGCAGACATAGGTTTAGTCGAAGAGATTATTGGAATCATTTACGCAATGTGA
- the LOC113292797 gene encoding carbon catabolite repressor protein 4 homolog 1-like yields the protein MIYDEKICLCFRVQSDHFDEFFAPELDKHGYQALYKKKTTEVYTGTYAIDGCATFFRRDRFSHVKKYEVEFNKAAQSLTDVVVPITQKKAALSRLLKDNVALIAVLEAKFSNHGADNPGKRQLLCVFNRYILEFVSSRYILEFVSSLADTCSICKQRDRYVLRFVSSVADMYSNL from the exons atgatttacgacgagaagATTTGTTTGTGTTTCCGG GTTCAAAGTGATCATTTTGATGAGTTTTTCGCCCCTGAGTTGGACAAACATGGTTATCAAGCTCTCTACAAGAAGAAGACAACAGAG GTTTACACCGGGACTTATGCTATCGATGGTTGTGCAACATTTTTCCGAAGGGACAGATTTTCCCATGTGAAGAAATACGAG GTCGAATTCAACAAGGCTGCTCAGTCACTGACAGATGTTGTGGTCCCAATCACTCAGAAGAAAGCTGCTTTGTCTCGACTTCTTAAG GATAATGTTGCGCTAATAGCGGTTCTGGAAGCAAAATTTAGCAACCACGGAGCCGATAATCCTGGAAAGCGACAGCTTCTTTGTGTG TTCAACAGATACATACTCGAATTCGTAAGCAGCagatatatactcgaatttgtaagcagtttAGCAGATACATGTTCTATTTGTAAGCAgcgcgacagatatgtactcagatttgtaagtagtgtagcagatatgtactcgaatttataa